The following coding sequences lie in one Arachis stenosperma cultivar V10309 chromosome 5, arast.V10309.gnm1.PFL2, whole genome shotgun sequence genomic window:
- the LOC130981276 gene encoding serpin-ZXA-like: MTRKRKTLSNSATNTTTTNDGEKAAAPVITPEFRLAKHLLLSKESGGYKNVAFSSLCIMLLLGIVAAGSKGPDVIMANTLYFKGLWRNIGTFREKDTRDGDFHLLDGGGSVKVPFMDGSHHHYAIAHHYQDFKVLSLNYMEASENVPKRVYTMHIFLPDEINGLPALVQKVCTESESLENMFPNGWKKLGVLKILRFRLSFMVEASPMLKKMGLVLPFMKGALTELVEERVAYISDIIQKCIIEVNEEGTKAVAAVRCQIPTTAGRTTKKPPPPFDFIANHPFLFLIREQYTGTVLFVGQVLNPLYG, from the exons ATGACAAGGAAAAGGAAAACACTCTCCAACTCTGccaccaacaccaccaccaccaatgACGGTGAAAAAGCGGCCGCTCCGGTGATCACTCCTGAATTTAGGCTTGCAAAACACTTACTACTTTCCAAAGAAAGCGGCGGTTACAAGAACGTTGCCTTTTCGTCTTTGTGCATCATGCTCCTTCTTGGCATTGTTGCCGCCGGGTCCAAAGGTCCG GACGTGATCATGGCTAACACACTCTACTTCAAAGGATTATGGAGAAACATCGGCACCTTCAGAGAAAAAGATACACGGGATGGTGACTTTCATCTCTTGGATGGTGGTGGCTCAGTGAAGGTTCCCTTCATGGATGGAAGTCACCACCATTACGCCATTGCTCATCATTATCAAGATTTCAAGGTCCTCAGTCTTAATTACATGGAAGCCAGCGAAAATGTCCCCAAAAGGGTGTACACCATGCACATTTTTCTTCCTGATGAAATCAATGGCTTGCCGGCTTTGGTCCAAAAG gtgtgTACTGAATCTGAATCTCTTGAAAACATGTTCCCAAACGGTTGGAAAAAATTAGGTGTGTTAAAGATCCTAAGATTTAGGCTATCTTTTATGGTTGAGGCTTCTCCAATGCTAAAGAAGATGGGTTTGGTGTTACCATTCATGAAAGGAGCTTTGACTGAATTGGTGGAAGAGAGAGTTGCGTATATTTCCGATATTATCCAGAAATGCATCATTGAAGTGAACGAAGAAGGGACCAAAGCTGTTGCAGCTGTAAGGTGTCAAATACCTACGACTGCAGGAAGAACAACGAAGAAGCCTCCTCCTCCTTTTGACTTTATTGCAAACCATCCATTCTTGTTTCTGATCAGAGAACAGTATACTGGAACTGTTCTTTTTGTTGGTCAAGTGCTCAATCCTCTTTACGGTTAA
- the LOC130981274 gene encoding serpin-ZX-like: protein MMPRYTPNYAPYAAAATTTTTNAAPVINPEFRLACHVLLSKQTGSYNNVAFSPLCIKLLLSIAATGSNGPVCDQLRSFLQSESINNLNSVATQLLSSVFVDRSSSGGPHLSFANGVWIDKTLSLKPSFSQVLENTYKSTFSSVDFTNRVEVANEINSWVERETKGVIKNFIDSRSIQSTDLIMANTLYFKGLWRDIDIFRETGTQDGDFHLLDGGGSVKVPFMDGSHRHSAIAHHYQDFKVLSLDYKEASSEDVPRRRYTMHIFLPDEINGLPALVEKVCSDPVSLARMLPFSYIDLGKLKIPRFKISFKVEASPMLKEMGLVLPFMEGAFTEIVEERAVHISRIFQKCIIEVNEEGTKAAAATAIMYSPTSPWGIVNKPPPFDFIADHPFLFLIRERYSGTVLFIGQVLNPLDE, encoded by the exons ATGATGCCAAGGTACACACCCAACTATGCCCCCTACGCCGCTgccgccaccaccaccaccaccaatgCCGCTCCGGTGATCAATCCAGAATTCAGGCTTGCATGTCACGTACTACTCTCCAAACAAACCGGCAGTTACAATAACGTTGCTTTTTCGCCTTTGTGCATCAAACTCCTTCTTAGTATTGCCGCCACCGGGTCCAACGGCCCGGTTTGTGACCAACTCCGCTCGTTTCTCCAATCAGAATCCATCAACAATCTCAACTCGGTCGCAACCCAGCTCTTGTCTTCTGTTTTTGTTGACCGTTCTTCGAGCGGCGGGCCTCACCTCTCTTTCGCGAATGGTGTTTGGATTGACAAAACACTATCTCTGAAGCCTTCCTTCTCACAAGTTTTGGAGAACACTTATAAGTCTACTTTCTCTTCAGTTGATTTCACAAACAGG GTTGAAGTAGCGAACGAGATTAACTCATGGGTTGAAAGGGAGACCAAAGGCGTAATTAAGAACTTCATTGATTCTCGTTCAATCCAATCGACGGATTTGATCATGGCTAACACACTCTACTTCAAAGGATTATGGAGAGACATTGACATCTTCAGAGAAACAGGTACACAGGATGGCGACTTTCACCTCTTAGATGGGGGTGGCTCAGTGAAGGTTCCCTTCATGGATGGAAGTCACCGCCATTCTGCCATTGCTCATCATTATCAAGATTTCAAGGTCCTCAGTCTTGATTACAAGGAAGCCAGCAGCGAAGATGTCCCCAGAAGGAGGTACACCATGCATATTTTTCTTCCCGATGAAATCAACGGCTTGCCGGCTTTGGTTGAAAAG gtgTGTTCTGATCCTGTATCTCTTGCAAGAATGCTCCCGTTCAGTTATATAGATTTAGGTAAATTAAAGATCCCAAGATTTAAGATATCTTTCAAGGTTGAGGCTTCTCCAATGTTAAAGGAGATGGGTTTGGTGTTACCATTCATGGAAGGAGCTTTCACTGAAATTGTGGAAGAGAGGGCTGTGCATATTTCCAGGATTTTCCAGAAATGCATCATTGAAGTGAACGAAGAAGGGACCAAAGCTGCTGCAGCAACAGCGATAATGTATTCTCCGACTTCTCCATGGGGAATAGTGAATAAGCCTCCTCCTTTTGACTTTATTGCAGACCATCCGTTCTTGTTTCTGATCAGAGAAAGGTATAGTGGAACTGTTCTCTTTATTGGTCAAGTGCTCAATCCTCTTGATGAATGA